Part of the Aggregatilinea lenta genome, CGTTCTCTCATTGTAGGCGAATTTTCGTTCGCGTGCCCGCTAAAAAGTGATAAGGGTCGATAAAATCTTGAAAATACGGCGGGCAACGCCAGTGATCGGTGTTCAGCTAAAACGAAAAACGTCCCTGCCGTATCAGTACAGCAGGGACGTCAACATGCGTTTCGTTCTGGCGAACCGCCAGCAGTTCATCGCTAGCGGCTAAAACGGCTCCACCTCAGGATACGCCTGCACGAGCGCCTCGCGCACGATGTCCTTGTAACTCAGCGCGTCGCCGAGCGTCTCGCCCTCGAAGCGCAGACTGAGCACCGGCTCCGTATTGGACGCGCGCAGCAGCCCCCAGCCGCGCTCGAACGTGATGCGGATGCCGTCCACGTCGTTCATGGCGTACTGCCCGTCGAGCGCCTGCTGCACCGCGCCGATGACGCGCGCCTTCTGGTCGTCCGGGCAGTGCGGACGATACTCCGGCGTGGCGTACAGCGTCGGCACGGTCGCCATCAGCGCGGAAAGCGGCTGATCCTGCTCCGTCACAAGCTGCACGATGCGCGCCCCGACGAAGATCCCATCGTCGAAGCCGTAGTAGCCATCGCCCAAAAAGATGTGGCCGCTCATTTCCCCGCCCAACAGCGCGCCCTCTTCGGCCATTTTCGCCTTGATCATCGAATGGCCGGATTTCCAGATCAACGGACTGCCGCCCGCCTTGGCGATCTCGTCGAACAGCACTTGCGTGCTGAGCACGTCGCCCACGACCATCGCGCCGGGGTTGCGCTTGAGGATGTCACGCGCCAACAGCACCAGGATGCGGTCCGCGCCGACGACATTACCGCGCTCGTCCACCACACCCACGCGGTCGGCGTCGCCGTCATACGCGAGGCCCAGGTCCGCG contains:
- a CDS encoding phosphomannomutase/phosphoglucomutase; amino-acid sequence: MMTDPGLFKQYDIRGKYGDTLTDDAAWRIGKAFGTYLQRRGVRDVVVGRDNRTSSPALAEAAIKGLVETGCNVTDIGMAATPVVYWCAVEAGDAGGMMITGSHLKPAMNGFKLSIGKDNLYGDQIQVLREMIDASDFVEGEGQSSVDETANERYLAMAEGRLHHARPLKIVVDAGNGIGGIYGPALLEALGHTVICLYCKPDGTYPHHQPDPQNADNLRDLVRIVQEQGADLGLAYDGDADRVGVVDERGNVVGADRILVLLARDILKRNPGAMVVGDVLSTQVLFDEIAKAGGSPLIWKSGHSMIKAKMAEEGALLGGEMSGHIFLGDGYYGFDDGIFVGARIVQLVTEQDQPLSALMATVPTLYATPEYRPHCPDDQKARVIGAVQQALDGQYAMNDVDGIRITFERGWGLLRASNTEPVLSLRFEGETLGDALSYKDIVREALVQAYPEVEPF